CGAGGTGGAAGTGACCATTGATGTAATGACCGATGCGTTCGGTTATGAAACCTACTGGGAATTATTGCCTAGTGGAAATGCCTGTGGCACGGGGACCATCTTCGCTGGGGGAAATACCGCCGTTGGGTGCAATGGTGCTGGTGCACAGACGCAAACACCGGGCGGGTACGGCGATAACCTTACCATCTCAGAAGGGCCTTGGTGTTTTGTGGATGGTTCACAATACGACATCTTTTGGGCGGACGACTATGGCGATGATGGGTTGGATTTCGAAGTGTTCGTGAACGGCATCAGCGCCGGACAATTCGATGGAACCGGCGAGGGACAGACCTTTACGTTCACCGCATCAATACCTCCCGCTCGTGACATGGCCATAACCACCATCACTGCTGCCAAATACGTATTCGAGAATGCGAATGTGATGGTAAGCGGACATATCCAGTCGTTAGGGGCGGATGTGGTGACTTCATTCGATCTGAACTACCGCATCAACAGTGGTGCGGTGGTCACGGAAAATGTAAGTCCAGTATTCATGAACGCTGGTGATATCATCCTGTTCGAACACGGTACACCACTCACACCTTCCGGCGTTGGGGCGAATACACTTACGGTCTGGGCATCCAACATTAATGGCGATACGGACCTTGTGCCTGCAAATGATGAACTATCCAGCGAGCTGATCGTTAATGCAGCTATTCCCAACATCATCGACCAGTACCTTATTGGAGTTCCTACCATACAAGTTGTTGCTGGTGCCGGTGATGGGTTGAACATACCGCGCGACCTGGATTTCCACAAGGACCTTGCGCGCAACGAACTCTGGGTGGTGAATAAGGATACCGAAGAAAGCGGAAGTAGCACCGTGACCTTCATGGATGTGAATGCACCTGTGATCCAATCGCAAATGCTCGAGGATCAGAACAATTGGCATTTCATGTCGTTGACCACCGGACTTGCGATGTCCGACAACGGCAATTTTGCGACCAGCCCTGGTGTGTATGACGCGAACCACAATGGCGGCGATGCTTTTACCGGACCATCACTATGGAGCAGCGACCTTGCTGTGTATGCGCAACCTTCCGGCGGCAACGGTAGCCACTTGGACATGCTGCATCAGAATCCCGAGAGCCAAGGCATTGCACACGAAAGCCTGAACCGCTTCTGGGTAACTGACGGTTACAATGGCGACGTGACAATGAACGATTTCCGCAACGATCATGGTCCGGGAGCGGATGATCATGTGGATGGTATCATCAAACGCTATCAGGAATTCTCCATCACTAAAGATCCGAACGATCATATCGTAAGCCACTTGGTCCTGGACAAGCCAACAGGATGGCTCTATGTGGTGGATCATGGTGCGCAGCGCGTTATGCGCATCGACATCAACTCGGGAACCACAGGACCAGCACCAACGTGGCCACCTACTGGACCATACGAGAATTATGCGGAATACACCACCGTGTTGAATTACGATTGGGAAGAAGTGATCAGCACCGGACTTGTGGAGCCAGCGGGTATTGAAGTGATCGGCTATCGCCTGCTTGTTTCCGACCATAGCAATGGTGACATCATCGTGTACGACATCAGTTCCACACCTCTTGTAGAACTGGGCCGTATCCAAACGAACATGCCCGGTATAATGGGGATCGTTCTAGGACCGAATGGAAAGATATGGGCAGTGAATGCCACCACCAGCGAACTGCTCTTGATAGAGCCGGACGCCATTGCTGGTGTACCGGAACTCAGCACTACAATTCTGCTCAATGCTTACCCGAATCCTGCAAAGGATCGTGTGCAAGTTTCACTGGAGCGTTATGCAGGTGGCACGGTGCGCCTTGAACTCTTGGATGCGGCAGGTCGCCTGGTAGTTGGCACCACCGCAACGGCCAACCGCATGGATCTGGATGTTTCAGGAATGCCTGTAGGGTTGTACCAACTGCGTGCAACGCTTGCCGATGGGCACCAATTGCAACAGCCGCTCATGATCGCGCGGTGATGCAAGCGGTATGATCCGATAACCACATTCAACATAAGCAACCCAAGTACAGCAAGTTCTTTGAACGGCTGTACTTGGGAATTGCCCTTTCTTTGACTCCAACCTTATCCATAACTCATGAGAACAACACTTACATTACTTGCTGCACTTCCACTTGCCTTGATGGCGCAAACCAATTATGACATTGAAGTCGGTGGGTCCATGTTACAACCGCAGAACCTGCCCTATTACGACCCGCAATTTCTAACGATAGACGTTGGTGATATGGTTACCTGGAATGGCGTAGATGGATCGCATAATGCATGGGGTGAGCTGGATGTGTTCCCAACCAATCCTGAAGGATTCGGAAGCGGAGTGCCACAACAAGCTCCATGGGTCTATTCCCACACCTTTACAATACCGGGCACTTACGACTTCCATTGCTCGGCCGTATTCCAAGGCATGCCGCACAGCGCGACCCAGTTCGGTGCGATCACCGTACTTGATCCGAACGGTATTGCAGAGGTAAGCCCATGGGGCGAACTTTCGCTTTATCCAGTGCCTGCCACCGAGAACCTAACGTTGAAGATCCCGACGACCACCCCACTAACGGTTACCGTATTCAACAGCAACGGCACCCTGCAACAAACAACCACCACCGTCCAGAACGGCACCCTGCAATTGGATGTGACCAACTGGAACGCTGGCCTCTACATGCTTCGGCTTATGGATGACAATGGCGAACAGGTTGTTCGCTCATTCGTTGTTCAATAACGCACAACACACTAACCAACAAGAACGGCGAGCTTTGGCTCGCCGTTCTTGTTGGTTAGTGTTTCTTAAGGACACAACAAACGCACAACATGTTAGCATTTAAGTTGGCGATGCACTTACCCAGCTACAGTGACAGCGACCCACCGAATATCTTCGGTTATATTTGGGCTTAAAGTGCATCAACTGATACACATGGCACGCTAAGCGCTGCAACATTGGTGAATTGCAATGAATGACAAACGCTAGTGCGCAGTCTTTTGAAAGAAGTTGGTCCGGCACCATTGTAACGTAATTGGCAAACATTCAGAGTACGATATAAATGACCCCAAGAACCACCATTCCAATTCCAAGAGTTGTTCAAGGTTGCCTCTTGCTCGTTGCCGTTGCTTTTATGCAACCAATTGCAAGTGCCCAGTCCTGGACCCAACTCGGTATGGACATCGATGGTGAAGAGGAATGGAACTTCTCTGGTCGGGCCGTAAGCATTAGTGCTGATGGATCGACTGTTGCCATTGGGGCTAGTGATAATGATGGAAACGGGACACATGCCGGTCATGTTCGGGTATACAAATTCGTTTCAGGAAATTGGATACAGCAAGGAGCGGATATTGACGGGGAAGCTGCATTTGACGAATCTGGTGCCTCGGTAAGCTTAAGTGATGATGGGTTGACGCTTGCCATTGGCGCTATTTATAATGACGGAAACGGAAGTGGAATTAATACTGGCCAAGTTCGGGTGTATCAATGGGATGGATCTGCGTGGACACAACTAGGAGCTGACATTGACGGAGAAGCTGATGATGACTCAGCAGGTTGGTCGGTTAGCTTAAGTACTGATGGGTTGACCCTGGCAATTGGAGCTCCTGGGAATAGCGAGAACGGAACATACGCAGGTAGTGTCAGGGTGTATGAATTCGTCGCGGGGCAATGGATGCAGTTAGGAGCGGATATTGATGGGGAAGCAGCCGGTGACGTTTCAGGTTGGTCCGTAAGCTTAAGTGCAGATGGTTCTACCGTTGCGATCGGGGCTCCTCAAAACGACGGGAACGGAGACGATTCCGGCCACGTGCGGGTCTATGAATTCATGGCAGGAGAATGGGTCCAGTTAGGTTCCGATCTTGATGGTGAAGCGGTGGATGACGCATTCGGTGGCTCGATAAGTCTAAGCGATGACGGCGTGACACTTGCCATTGGGGCGCGCTTCAATAACGGAAACGGGATCAGGGCAGGCCGTGTGCGCGTGTATGAATTTCTTTCTGGGCTGTGGACACCACTTGGTGCGGCTATTGATGGTGAAGCAGCCTTTGATGAATCCGGTGCTACAGTAAACTTGAGCGCCAATGGTTTGACCCTTGCCATTGGGGCACCTAATAATGATGGGTACATGTTCAGTGCAGGTCATGTGCGGGTGTATAAATTCCTATCAGGGGGTTGGATACAGCACGGAGCAGATATTGACGGCGAAGGTGAAAGTGACCATTCAGGTGGCTCCACAAGCGATATTTCAGGTTGCGCCATTGCTTTAAGTGCTGGTGGATCGACCGTGGCAATAGGGGCTCCCTTTAATGGTGGCAACGGAAACCTTTCCGGCCATGTTCGGGTGTATCAAGACCCCAATGTTGTTGGCATAGTCGAAAATGGTTTCGGCCCAAACCTCACTGTTCAACCCAACCCTACAACCGGCCACATTACCATTTCGCTTGACCATTATTACAACGATCTACATGTAGAGGTAAGCGACATTACCGGCAAGCAAGTAGCCACCTTCAACTTCGGCACAGCTGCGCAGGTCACATTCGAACTGGAAGGTGCAAGCGGAATCTACTTTCTGGATATTACTTCTGCTGAAGGAAAGTCGGCAAGCGTTAAGGTGGTCAAGAACTGAACAACCAGCATTTCAATGGGCATTCTCGATCGATTCAGAAGGCGTAAGAAGATTAAACCTCCGCAGGCTCTAGTATTGCATCGTCACTAAGGAACTATTTTCTTAGATGTCGATAGATCACTGAAGAGAACTGAGCCAAGCCAGGGGTGAACCAACTCCGCAGCTAGGGTTAAAGCCCTAAGAGACTTATGGGTACCTCTGGCTTTCTCAGGTCTAAGGCTCGGATAGAATGCTAGGCGTAAGGGCCTATTAGAGTCATGGAGCATCGGACCTGTCGCTCAGCCTCAACAGCGATCATTTGTTGAACCTCAAAGTAAACGAAAATGAAGCATTGGATCGGTATCGATGTGAGCAGTGCAACCTTGGATTTCGCATTGCTCGATGAACACGGTGTTCACTTGGAGAGCTTGCAAGTAAGCAATGGTCGTACAGCCGTAATGACGCTAATGAACAGCTGGAAGAAACGATACGGAGTTGACACCGGGGAATGCCTAGTGTGTTTGGAACCTACCGGGCACTATACGTTGATGTTGCTTAATCTGATCGTGGAGCAGCACTGGCATGCTTGGTTGGCGCACCCGCTCGATATACAAAAGAGCATGGGCATCAAGCGTGTGAAGAACGACAAAGTGGACGCTTTGCGGATCGCGCAATACGCACGCACATTTCGAGAGAAAACACGTTTGTTCACAGCACAGAACCTCAAGCTCGATAAACTCAAGCACCTGCTCACACGTAGGCAACACTTGGTTCGCGTCAGAGCCATGTACAAGAAGCATCTCTCGGACCTGAACCGCTACATGGACAAGGACATTAAAAAGGCGTTCGACCAACTTGACAAGCGTTTGACCGTTGCTTTGGATCGTGCCGTGATACGCGTAGAGCAACTGATCATGGCACAGATCAAAGCCGATGATATAACCAGTGAACAATACAACCTGTTGCTCACGATCCCCGGCGTAGGCCCACAATTAGCGAGCTATTTGATCGCGCTCACCGATGGCTTCCATCGATTTACGAACCCACGCGAACTGGCATGTCATGCTGGTGTAGCTCCATTTGAGCGTAGTTCTGGTAGCAGTATTCGCGGACGAACGCAAGTATCACATCAAGCCAACAAGATCCTTAAGACCATGCTCCACATGGCTGCACTTGCCAACGTGCAACGCGAAGGAGAATTAAAGGTCTACTTCCAACGCAAAGTATCTGAAGGCAAGAAGCCGATATTGGTTGTCAATGCGGTCCGTAATAAGATCATCCATTGTGTTTGCGCCGTGATCCGCAACAACCGGCCCTATGAGCAGCGGCAATTAGTGCAGAATTGATCGGATTGCCGTACTTCGTATGTCGTGTCCAAACGGAAGCAGGCTCTGCTGAAGAGCAACCTAACAGGGATAGGCATGATGGCAACGGCCAACAACATGGATCAAGGGTGGGCCTCATCCTTGGTTCATGGCTGGAGTCCTAATGCCTGAAAAAAACTTTACGTTATGCTTGTTTTTAACATAGAATAAGTCTTCGCCTCGAGACCCTGCGCACTCCTGGTGCCGTTCGGATAGTTGCCCCGTCACAGATGCAGGTCATCTCGGTTAACCATGCAGCGGCCTAAGGTGTTCTTCCCAGACTACAAGAACCAGTGATCCAAGCTAGCGTTGTGCGGTCTAATTGTCAACGAGCAATTTGGTTTGGAGCACACTACCACGCGCACTGCAGCGGATTAGGTACAACCCATTCCCGAGCGCGGGAAGGTCCAAGATCGAACCGTTTGAAAGGTTTGAATACTGTGCCACGCGCCGACCTGCAGAGTCGAACAGTTCAACTTCTTGGATAAGCGCTACTTCCTTCGGCATTTGGATCGAGACCTGCGTTGAGCAAGGATTCGGATAAAGATCCAAGCGACCCGCTGACGAGAGCTCTTCAACACCGAGGTTGAATTCCGGAGTGCAATCGACGGCGAAGTCATTGGGCGATAAGTACCGTCCGATCAAGAAATCACCATAATAAAAACTCGTCATATAAACACGGCCGACCGCGATGATCCTATCGGCATTGTCCAATGTCATTCCCGTAAACGTCGTTGGAGTGTTTAATGCACTATCAATCGTCTCTAAGTGTACACCTGCCGTACCGAACGAAGCATCCAGGACACCGTTCGGTTCGAGCCGCGCAAGGGTTGCCTGACTCAAATTGTCATATCCATCCCCGCCACCACAAACCAATACCCTGCAATCCGCTTGCACCCTGATCTCGTTCACGGCTTCATCGACCCCCAAGAAATTCAGCACAACAACACCGTTCTCATTCCATGTTGTATCAAGTATGCCGTTCCACTGGTAACGCAGTACGACTGCCTCGTTACCATTGGTCTGCGAACCACCCACTAAGATGCGGTGTTCGCTATCGATGGCAATGCTGTGCAGCTCGTCGTTGAAATTGCTTAACGAGCGGGTGGTCCAACCAGTGCCAGCGAAAGTGGTATCCAACGTGCCGGCTGCGCTGAATCGCGCGACCAATATGTCGCTACCGGTGTTACCGGCCACGGTGTATGTGGTTGTGGCGGTGTCGAAAGCAATACAATTGAAGGAGGAGCTGCTCGCGAGGGCCTCCATCAAAACCCTACCATTCGTACCAAAAGACCCATCATATGTACCATCTTCAGATAATCGCCAGATCGCTCCATCACTGCCGTAACTTCCTGAACATAGCAAGCGGGCTTGGTCATCCCATACAATTTGTGTGATCCCATTCGCGATCGATCCTTGTTCAACAACGCGGCCATTTACACCGAACGTACTGTCAATGATCCCATCCTGAGTGAAGCGGCATATAGCAGAACGAGAATCCGAACCACCACCCAGATAAAGCCGATCCACACCGTCAACGATCAGTGATACACCACGGTCATTCGAAGCAAGCGAAATGTCCAGTCTACTACTTCCATCAACACCGAAAGTTGAGTCCAGTAGACCGGAAGTCATGAACCCGGTCATCCCGCAATTCCATCCATTCCCGCCCGCACCGCTTGCAAACCACCCTCCGACAACAATGCGCCCGGTGCTTTGAATGGTCACATCTTCAGCTACATCAGTCGCACCAAAGGAGAAGCCATTGAAATCGAAATTGTTCCAGCTTGTCATGTTGAACGTAGAGTCCCGCTGAGCTAGGAGATCGCCTAGTCCCAAAAGGGTAAGTGCAGTAAGTACTGTGGTCTTTACAGAGAGAGGTTTCATGGTTGGTTCTATAAGTTAGCAGGCAATGTAATCACATAATTCCTAGAGCATCTACCATCTCAAAGTGCTTGATCTATTGAACTGTCTCAGGGGTCTCCCACGCTTTTAGACCACCGCAGGGTCTGTCCGGGTTTTGGCGGACGACCCTGGTGTCAAATGCCTTTGGCGCATTGAAACACCGTTTCAATCTGCTACTACGAACTGACCTTGACCGACCACCTCGCCTTGAACATTGAAGCAACGGAAATGGTATGCTCCCACCGCATAATCTGCGGTGTTCAGGTGTATGATGTCGACCTTCTGTGTATTAAGTCGGTTTACTACTTCTCCTGTAGCGTTGAGTATTTCAACACGGACAGCCGCTACTTCATTTGGGCGGGTACTTACCATGCCGGTCAAGGATGGTACGGGGTAAGCCAGAGCTTCTGTGGGTTCCATCGTTCCATTCAACACTCCTGTTTGGCTAGTGCTTGAATTGTACAATGCGTAATCGCCATCACCGGATGTTTCAGCAACTACTGCCGGAAGCCCATTCTGAACGTACAGGTACCAGGATGATGTATCTCCTAACGCCTGGGTACTGGTGAAGGTCCAAGGCCCATTACCGGTTCCAGAAGCATCAGTGAATGTACTGTCCATGATATGCACGGTGTTCAAATGAATGCGCAGCACGCTTGCGCCTAATGGATAGGCGGGAGTTGTTAAGGTACCCCACGCGTCACAATTGAAATCAGAGGTCTGATACGACACGGACCTACTTGCATCATTACCGTTTCCAGGTATCACTACTGTCGTGATGACCACCTCCGTGCTGCGCGTGCTGTTCATAGTGAAAGGCGTAGGTAGTACAAGCCCACCCTCCGAGTACTGGATGCGCACAAGGTCATTGTCCGTATAGTAACTCCCAACTACGGATAAGCCATCCAGCCCTACGTTGTAGAAGGCTGAACTTCCGTCAGCGGTCCATGCTAACGTTGCCGATGGGAACAGATCATTACCAGCGTTATCTTCCGGTGAATTCCAATCATACGTCAAGGTTTCATCGACGGAGAAGGCATTGGTCCAATTCCAGTATTGATCGGCACCGGCCGGTGTTGGCCCAAAATCAGGGCCACCATCATTATCCCAATGTGCTTGCCATTGCTCTCCAACTATCGGCAGATCATCACTTGTAATGGTTATTTGCCCGAATGCGAGAGTGCCTATGGTAAGACCTAGGGCTGCTAAGAGGTGCTTTGTGATCATGATGATCCGAAAGTATATGAAAGATCCAACGTGTGATCAACCGGATCAGAACTTGACGAATGTTCTGGGCGCTGCGCCCGGTTGAATTTTTCTGCAACGTGCCTTCTGAACCTTTGAACCATTGATCTCTTCTAAACCCACGCAGGCTCATCTGCTGTCCGACAGAGACTCTGCGAACTGCTAGTGCATCAGTGGTCCACCGCACGGTGGAAACTCTTTAGTAATTGAACTTCCGCGTGTTCCTGCCTTAGTCCGTTGAACCGGATAGCGCCATTACGAATTCCGCGGACTTGATGGATGCCACTATTATGAGCGGTGTTTCGCGTGCTATTTTCTGACCCGTGGGGCTGCTGTAGAAGGCGATGAGGTCGCCGAGTTCCGCGTAGGTGAACTGGTCCCGGTAGATCGCAGTTATGGCATTGTCAAGCAGCCGTTTTCCATTCCCGCTTTCGATGTAGGTACTGAGGGCCTGGTAGGTGGAATCGGAGATCTCTTGCTTACCCAAGGCTTCGGTGAGTTTATAAGCCATGGCTTCCTGTATGTTGAAACCGCCCTTCAATGCGCGCAATTCGCGGATCCTATACGTAACACTATCCACGGGCACGTTCGCGGTATCGGGTACGAAGTGCTGTATCTGTTCATTGATCCGGGCGAAGATCGTTGTGTCAACTTGCTGTGCGTAGGTGGTGTTGAGCAGCACCATCAATTGCAGTGAGAGCAGGAGGTATTTCATGGGGAGTGGGAAGAGTTCAGTTTCGTCCGGACAAGGTTAGCATTAAGTTGGTTTACTACCTCAACGCTGGGCGCGTTCCACTGTCCTTTCCGGAACTGCGATCTTCGAATAACTGTCCGCGTGCGTTACTGCTTTAGCACCATCCGTGTAATGGTGTTGTTCTGGTTGTGTAGTTCAACGAAGTAGATGCCCGGCACCCCTTCAATGGGCAGTGTAATGGGTTGCACATTGTTGTAGGTGGTGGTATTCAATGCACGGCCTTGTGCATCGCGTAAGGTAACGCGCACGGGTGTATTGTACGTGCCGAGGTTGATGGTAAGCATGCCGTTGGTCGGGTTCGGTTGAATGGAGGTGGTGGTGCCGAACGTGTTGTCCATTGAAGTGATCGTGGAGAGCGAATAAACGCGTACATGCCCGGAATTGCTGCCATTGCCATCGTTGTACATGCCACCGATGGCTACCGTGTTCAGATCGGGCATGCTGATGGCAAGATCACCGGATCGATCTCCAGTGGCTTCCCCATCAATGTCCACGCCCGCTTGTACCCAGGCGGAACCGTTGTAT
The nucleotide sequence above comes from Flavobacteriales bacterium. Encoded proteins:
- a CDS encoding T9SS type A sorting domain-containing protein is translated as MTPRTTIPIPRVVQGCLLLVAVAFMQPIASAQSWTQLGMDIDGEEEWNFSGRAVSISADGSTVAIGASDNDGNGTHAGHVRVYKFVSGNWIQQGADIDGEAAFDESGASVSLSDDGLTLAIGAIYNDGNGSGINTGQVRVYQWDGSAWTQLGADIDGEADDDSAGWSVSLSTDGLTLAIGAPGNSENGTYAGSVRVYEFVAGQWMQLGADIDGEAAGDVSGWSVSLSADGSTVAIGAPQNDGNGDDSGHVRVYEFMAGEWVQLGSDLDGEAVDDAFGGSISLSDDGVTLAIGARFNNGNGIRAGRVRVYEFLSGLWTPLGAAIDGEAAFDESGATVNLSANGLTLAIGAPNNDGYMFSAGHVRVYKFLSGGWIQHGADIDGEGESDHSGGSTSDISGCAIALSAGGSTVAIGAPFNGGNGNLSGHVRVYQDPNVVGIVENGFGPNLTVQPNPTTGHITISLDHYYNDLHVEVSDITGKQVATFNFGTAAQVTFELEGASGIYFLDITSAEGKSASVKVVKN
- a CDS encoding DUF2059 domain-containing protein gives rise to the protein MKYLLLSLQLMVLLNTTYAQQVDTTIFARINEQIQHFVPDTANVPVDSVTYRIRELRALKGGFNIQEAMAYKLTEALGKQEISDSTYQALSTYIESGNGKRLLDNAITAIYRDQFTYAELGDLIAFYSSPTGQKIARETPLIIVASIKSAEFVMALSGSTD
- a CDS encoding T9SS type A sorting domain-containing protein, giving the protein MKRSIPTLALSILFGAACSSTVYSQCAIGEVEVTIDVMTDAFGYETYWELLPSGNACGTGTIFAGGNTAVGCNGAGAQTQTPGGYGDNLTISEGPWCFVDGSQYDIFWADDYGDDGLDFEVFVNGISAGQFDGTGEGQTFTFTASIPPARDMAITTITAAKYVFENANVMVSGHIQSLGADVVTSFDLNYRINSGAVVTENVSPVFMNAGDIILFEHGTPLTPSGVGANTLTVWASNINGDTDLVPANDELSSELIVNAAIPNIIDQYLIGVPTIQVVAGAGDGLNIPRDLDFHKDLARNELWVVNKDTEESGSSTVTFMDVNAPVIQSQMLEDQNNWHFMSLTTGLAMSDNGNFATSPGVYDANHNGGDAFTGPSLWSSDLAVYAQPSGGNGSHLDMLHQNPESQGIAHESLNRFWVTDGYNGDVTMNDFRNDHGPGADDHVDGIIKRYQEFSITKDPNDHIVSHLVLDKPTGWLYVVDHGAQRVMRIDINSGTTGPAPTWPPTGPYENYAEYTTVLNYDWEEVISTGLVEPAGIEVIGYRLLVSDHSNGDIIVYDISSTPLVELGRIQTNMPGIMGIVLGPNGKIWAVNATTSELLLIEPDAIAGVPELSTTILLNAYPNPAKDRVQVSLERYAGGTVRLELLDAAGRLVVGTTATANRMDLDVSGMPVGLYQLRATLADGHQLQQPLMIAR
- a CDS encoding T9SS type A sorting domain-containing protein — encoded protein: MKPLSVKTTVLTALTLLGLGDLLAQRDSTFNMTSWNNFDFNGFSFGATDVAEDVTIQSTGRIVVGGWFASGAGGNGWNCGMTGFMTSGLLDSTFGVDGSSRLDISLASNDRGVSLIVDGVDRLYLGGGSDSRSAICRFTQDGIIDSTFGVNGRVVEQGSIANGITQIVWDDQARLLCSGSYGSDGAIWRLSEDGTYDGSFGTNGRVLMEALASSSSFNCIAFDTATTTYTVAGNTGSDILVARFSAAGTLDTTFAGTGWTTRSLSNFNDELHSIAIDSEHRILVGGSQTNGNEAVVLRYQWNGILDTTWNENGVVVLNFLGVDEAVNEIRVQADCRVLVCGGGDGYDNLSQATLARLEPNGVLDASFGTAGVHLETIDSALNTPTTFTGMTLDNADRIIAVGRVYMTSFYYGDFLIGRYLSPNDFAVDCTPEFNLGVEELSSAGRLDLYPNPCSTQVSIQMPKEVALIQEVELFDSAGRRVAQYSNLSNGSILDLPALGNGLYLIRCSARGSVLQTKLLVDN
- a CDS encoding IS110 family transposase codes for the protein MKHWIGIDVSSATLDFALLDEHGVHLESLQVSNGRTAVMTLMNSWKKRYGVDTGECLVCLEPTGHYTLMLLNLIVEQHWHAWLAHPLDIQKSMGIKRVKNDKVDALRIAQYARTFREKTRLFTAQNLKLDKLKHLLTRRQHLVRVRAMYKKHLSDLNRYMDKDIKKAFDQLDKRLTVALDRAVIRVEQLIMAQIKADDITSEQYNLLLTIPGVGPQLASYLIALTDGFHRFTNPRELACHAGVAPFERSSGSSIRGRTQVSHQANKILKTMLHMAALANVQREGELKVYFQRKVSEGKKPILVVNAVRNKIIHCVCAVIRNNRPYEQRQLVQN
- a CDS encoding T9SS type A sorting domain-containing protein is translated as MRTTLTLLAALPLALMAQTNYDIEVGGSMLQPQNLPYYDPQFLTIDVGDMVTWNGVDGSHNAWGELDVFPTNPEGFGSGVPQQAPWVYSHTFTIPGTYDFHCSAVFQGMPHSATQFGAITVLDPNGIAEVSPWGELSLYPVPATENLTLKIPTTTPLTVTVFNSNGTLQQTTTTVQNGTLQLDVTNWNAGLYMLRLMDDNGEQVVRSFVVQ